A section of the Streptomyces sp. V3I8 genome encodes:
- the gyrA gene encoding DNA gyrase subunit A: protein MTDENTPITSITPITSPEDSALSQRVEPVGLETEMQRSYLDYAMSVIVSRALPDVRDGLKPVHRRVLYAMYDGGYRPEKGFYKCARVVGDVMGNYHPHGDSSIYDALVRLAQPWSMRMPLVDSNGNFGSPGNDPAAAMRYTECKLMPLSMEMVRDIDEDTVDFTDNYDGRSQEPTVLPARFPNLLINGSAGIAVGMATNIPPHNLREVAAGAQWYLENPEASHEDLLDALIERIKGPDFPSGALVVGRKGIEEAYRTGRGSITMRAVVEVEEIQNRQCLVVTELPYQVNPDNLAQKIADLVKDGKIGGIADVRDETSSRTGQRLVIVLKRDAVAKVVLNNLYKHTDLQTNFGANMLALVDGVPRTLSLDAFIRHWVTHQVEVIVRRTKFRLRKAEERAHILRGLLKALDAIDEVIALIRRSDTVEIARGGLMGLLEIDEIQANAILEMQLRRLAALERQKIVAEHDELQAKIREYNAILASPERQRTIISEELAAIVEKFGDDRRSKLVPFDGDMSMEDLIAEEDIVVTITRGGYIKRTKAEDYRSQKRGGKGVRGTKLKEDDIVDHFFVSTTHHWLLFFTNKGRVYRAKAYELPDAGRDARGQHVANLLAFQPDEAIAEILAIRDYEAVPYLVLATKGGLVKKTPLKDYDSPRSGGVIAINLRETEDGSDDELIGAELVSAEDDLLLISKKAQSIRFTATDDALRPMGRATSGVKGMSFREGDQLLSMNVVRPGTFVFTATDGGYAKRTAVDEYRVQGRGGLGIKAAKIVEDRGSLVGALVVEETDEILAITLSGGVIRTRVNEVRETGRDTMGVQLINLGKRDAVVGIARNAEAGREAEEVDGLIDDPDEIETVAGTAGTDEDEQSSDE, encoded by the coding sequence ATGACCGACGAGAACACTCCGATCACCTCGATCACCCCGATCACTTCCCCGGAGGACAGCGCGCTCTCCCAGCGTGTCGAGCCCGTCGGGCTCGAGACCGAGATGCAGCGCTCGTACCTCGACTACGCGATGTCCGTCATCGTGTCGCGCGCGCTGCCCGACGTGCGGGACGGTCTCAAGCCGGTCCACCGCCGCGTGCTGTACGCCATGTACGACGGCGGCTACCGGCCCGAGAAGGGCTTCTACAAGTGCGCCCGCGTCGTCGGCGACGTCATGGGCAACTACCACCCGCACGGCGACTCCTCGATCTACGACGCGCTGGTCCGCCTCGCGCAGCCGTGGTCGATGCGGATGCCGCTGGTGGACTCGAACGGCAACTTCGGTTCCCCGGGCAACGACCCGGCCGCCGCCATGCGGTACACCGAGTGCAAGCTGATGCCGCTGTCCATGGAGATGGTCCGTGACATCGACGAGGACACCGTCGACTTCACGGACAACTACGACGGCCGCTCCCAGGAGCCGACCGTCCTCCCGGCCCGCTTCCCGAACCTGCTGATCAACGGTTCGGCGGGCATCGCGGTCGGCATGGCCACCAACATCCCGCCGCACAACCTGCGCGAGGTCGCGGCCGGCGCCCAGTGGTACCTGGAGAACCCCGAGGCCTCGCACGAGGACCTCCTGGACGCGCTGATCGAGCGCATCAAGGGCCCCGACTTCCCGAGCGGCGCCCTGGTGGTGGGCCGCAAGGGCATCGAGGAGGCGTACCGCACGGGCCGTGGCTCCATCACGATGCGCGCGGTCGTCGAGGTCGAGGAGATCCAGAACCGCCAGTGCCTGGTGGTCACCGAGCTTCCCTACCAGGTCAACCCCGACAACCTGGCCCAGAAGATCGCCGACCTGGTGAAGGACGGCAAGATCGGCGGCATCGCGGACGTACGGGACGAGACCTCGTCGCGTACGGGCCAGCGCCTGGTCATCGTCCTGAAGCGGGACGCGGTCGCCAAGGTCGTCCTGAACAACCTGTACAAGCACACCGACCTGCAGACGAACTTCGGCGCCAACATGCTGGCGCTGGTGGACGGCGTGCCGCGCACCCTGTCGCTCGACGCGTTCATCCGCCACTGGGTGACGCACCAGGTCGAGGTCATCGTCCGGCGTACGAAGTTCCGGCTGCGCAAGGCCGAGGAGCGGGCGCACATCCTGCGCGGCCTCCTGAAGGCCCTGGACGCCATCGACGAGGTCATCGCGCTGATCCGGCGCAGCGACACCGTCGAGATCGCCCGTGGGGGCCTCATGGGCCTCCTGGAGATCGACGAGATCCAGGCCAACGCCATCCTGGAGATGCAGCTGCGCCGGCTGGCCGCCCTGGAGCGCCAGAAGATCGTCGCCGAGCACGACGAGCTGCAGGCGAAGATCCGCGAGTACAACGCGATCCTGGCCTCGCCGGAGCGCCAGCGCACCATCATCAGCGAGGAACTGGCCGCGATCGTCGAGAAGTTCGGCGACGACCGGCGCTCCAAGCTGGTGCCCTTCGACGGCGACATGTCCATGGAGGACCTGATCGCCGAGGAGGACATCGTCGTCACCATCACGCGCGGTGGCTACATCAAGCGCACCAAGGCCGAGGACTACCGCTCCCAGAAGCGCGGCGGCAAGGGCGTACGCGGGACGAAGCTCAAGGAAGACGACATCGTCGACCACTTCTTCGTGTCGACGACGCACCACTGGCTGCTGTTCTTCACGAACAAGGGCCGGGTCTACCGCGCGAAGGCGTACGAGCTGCCCGACGCCGGGCGCGACGCGCGCGGCCAGCACGTCGCGAACCTGCTGGCCTTCCAGCCGGACGAGGCGATCGCCGAGATCCTCGCGATCCGCGACTACGAGGCGGTGCCCTACCTGGTGCTCGCCACCAAGGGCGGTCTGGTCAAGAAGACGCCGCTGAAGGATTACGATTCACCGCGTTCGGGCGGCGTCATCGCGATCAATCTCCGTGAGACGGAGGACGGTTCCGATGACGAACTGATCGGGGCCGAGCTGGTTTCGGCAGAGGACGATCTGCTTCTGATCAGCAAGAAGGCCCAATCGATCAGGTTCACCGCAACGGACGACGCGCTGCGTCCCATGGGCCGTGCCACCTCGGGCGTCAAGGGGATGAGCTTCCGCGAGGGGGACCAGCTCCTCTCGATGAATGTTGTCCGACCCGGTACGTTCGTGTTCACTGCCACAGACGGTGGGTACGCGAAGCGGACCGCCGTCGACGAGTACCGCGTCCAGGGTCGCGGCGGTCTGGGTATCAAGGCTGCCAAGATCGTCGAGGACCGTGGCTCGCTCGTCGGCGCGCTGGTGGTCGAGGAGACGGACGAGATCCTCGCCATCACACTGTCCGGCGGCGTGATTCGCACGCGAGTCAACGAGGTCAGGGAGACGGGCCGTGACACCATGGGCGTCCAACTGATCAACCTGGGCAAGCGCGATGCCGTCGTCGGTATCGCACGCAACGCCGAGGCCGGTCGCGAGGCCGAGGAAGTCGACGGGCTGATCGACGACCCGGACGAGATCGAGACGGTCGCCGGCACGGCCGGCACGGACGAGGACGAGCAGTCCTCGGACGAGTAA
- the rnpA gene encoding ribonuclease P protein component, whose translation MLPTEHRLRRREDFATAVRRGRRAGRPLLVVHLRSGATDPHAPGESAPPTRAGFVVSKAVGGAVVRNKVKRRLRHLMRERVALLSPGSLVVVRALPGAGDADHAQLARDLDAALERLLGGGAR comes from the coding sequence GTGCTGCCTACCGAGCATCGGCTGAGGCGGCGCGAGGACTTCGCGACCGCGGTACGCCGAGGACGCCGGGCCGGACGCCCGCTTCTTGTCGTCCACCTACGTAGCGGTGCAACGGACCCGCACGCGCCTGGGGAGAGCGCTCCCCCGACGCGTGCGGGTTTCGTTGTCAGCAAAGCCGTGGGCGGAGCCGTTGTCCGCAACAAGGTGAAGCGCCGGCTTCGCCATCTGATGCGTGAGCGAGTGGCGCTGCTGAGCCCCGGTAGCCTGGTAGTAGTACGAGCGCTGCCCGGTGCGGGTGACGCCGACCATGCCCAGCTGGCCCGAGACCTGGACGCCGCCCTGGAGCGGCTACTGGGAGGGGGCGCGCGATGA
- the gnd gene encoding phosphogluconate dehydrogenase (NAD(+)-dependent, decarboxylating) yields MELGLVGLGKMGGNMRERIRRAGHTVIGYDRNADLADVHSLKELVDGLKGPRVVWVMVPAGAATQSTIDELGELLEPGDVVVDGGNSRWTDDEKHAGELKAKGIGFVDAGVSGGVWGLQNGYALMVGGDAGHIAKVQPVFDALKPEGDAGFVHAGKVGAGHFSKMVHNGIEYAMMQAYAEGWELLQAVDSVTDVREVFRSWQEGTVIRSWLLDLAVNALDEDEHLERLRGFAQDSGEGRWTVEAAIDNAVPLPAITASLFARFASRQDDSPQMKMIAALRNQFGGHAVEKK; encoded by the coding sequence ATGGAGCTCGGTCTCGTCGGTCTCGGCAAGATGGGCGGCAACATGCGCGAGCGCATCCGCCGCGCAGGCCACACCGTCATCGGATACGACCGCAACGCGGATCTCGCCGATGTCCACAGTCTCAAGGAGCTTGTGGACGGGCTCAAGGGTCCGCGGGTGGTGTGGGTGATGGTCCCGGCCGGCGCCGCGACCCAGTCCACCATCGACGAGCTCGGTGAGCTCCTCGAGCCCGGTGACGTGGTCGTGGACGGCGGGAACTCCCGCTGGACGGACGACGAGAAGCACGCCGGGGAGCTGAAGGCCAAGGGCATCGGCTTCGTCGACGCGGGCGTCTCAGGGGGTGTGTGGGGCCTGCAGAACGGCTACGCGCTGATGGTCGGCGGCGACGCCGGGCACATCGCGAAGGTCCAGCCGGTCTTCGACGCCCTCAAGCCGGAGGGCGACGCCGGGTTCGTCCACGCGGGCAAGGTCGGCGCCGGGCACTTCTCCAAGATGGTCCACAACGGCATCGAGTACGCGATGATGCAGGCCTACGCCGAGGGCTGGGAGCTCCTCCAGGCGGTCGACTCCGTCACGGACGTGCGCGAGGTCTTCCGCTCCTGGCAGGAGGGCACGGTCATCCGGTCCTGGCTGCTGGACCTGGCGGTCAACGCACTGGACGAGGACGAGCACCTGGAGCGGCTGCGCGGCTTCGCGCAGGACTCCGGTGAGGGCCGCTGGACCGTGGAGGCGGCCATCGACAACGCCGTGCCGCTGCCCGCGATCACCGCGTCACTGTTCGCCCGCTTCGCGTCCCGGCAGGACGACTCGCCGCAGATGAAGATGATCGCGGCACTGCGCAACCAGTTCGGCGGCCACGCCGTCGAGAAGAAGTAG
- the dnaA gene encoding chromosomal replication initiator protein DnaA: MADVPADLAAVWPRVLEQLLGEDRGQGVETKDEHWIKRCQPLALVADTALLAVPNEFAKGVLEGRLAPVVSDTLSRECGRPIRIAITVDDSMGESPAPPAPPVQQSQPRYEEPEHPSSQGRDGYRGYGRHRADDRMDDRMGDHSQGRQDQQQPSREDQLPTARPAYPDYQRPDPGAWPRPAQDDYGWQQQRLGFPERDPYASPPRDYRQQPGRSPYEQRPDYEQQRPDYDQQRPDYDQRQDRRERSEPPSPSAMGHVHRGGPVGSSMPVSSGAPGPLAAQPAPATGPGEPTARLNPKYLFDTFVIGASNRFAHAAAVAVAEAPAKAYNPLFIYGESGLGKTHLLHAIGHYARSLYPGTRVRYVSSEEFTNEFINSIRDGKGDSFRKRYREMDILLVDDIQFLADKESTQEEFFHTFNTLHNANKQIVLSSDRPPRQLVTLEDRLRNRFEWGLTTDVQPPELETRIAILRKKAVQEQLNAPPEVLEFIASRISRNIRELEGALIRVTAFASLNRQPVDLGLTEIVLKDLIPGGEDSSPEITAPAIMAATADYFGLTVDDLCGSSRSRVLVTARQIAMYLCRELTDLSLPKIGAQFGGRDHTTVMHADRKIRALMAERRSIYNQVTELTNRIKNG; this comes from the coding sequence GTGGCTGACGTACCTGCCGATCTTGCCGCGGTGTGGCCACGTGTATTGGAACAACTTCTCGGCGAGGACCGCGGACAGGGTGTCGAGACGAAGGACGAGCACTGGATCAAGCGCTGCCAGCCGCTGGCGCTCGTGGCGGACACCGCGCTGCTGGCCGTCCCGAACGAGTTCGCCAAGGGCGTCCTGGAGGGACGCCTGGCGCCGGTCGTCAGCGACACGCTGAGCCGGGAGTGCGGCCGTCCGATCCGTATCGCGATCACCGTGGACGACTCCATGGGGGAGTCCCCCGCGCCGCCTGCGCCGCCCGTCCAGCAGTCCCAGCCCCGTTACGAGGAGCCCGAGCACCCGTCCTCGCAGGGCCGCGACGGCTACCGGGGGTACGGCCGCCACCGCGCGGACGACCGTATGGACGACCGCATGGGTGACCATTCCCAGGGCCGCCAGGACCAGCAGCAGCCCTCCCGCGAGGACCAGCTCCCGACGGCCCGTCCCGCGTACCCCGACTACCAGCGCCCCGATCCCGGCGCCTGGCCGCGGCCCGCGCAGGACGACTACGGGTGGCAGCAGCAGCGGCTCGGCTTCCCGGAGCGCGACCCCTACGCCTCCCCGCCGCGGGACTACCGGCAGCAGCCGGGCCGCTCGCCGTACGAGCAGCGCCCGGACTACGAGCAGCAGCGGCCCGACTACGACCAGCAGCGTCCGGACTACGACCAGCGCCAGGACCGGCGTGAGCGGTCCGAGCCGCCGTCGCCGTCCGCCATGGGCCATGTCCACCGCGGCGGTCCCGTCGGATCGTCGATGCCCGTGTCCAGCGGCGCCCCCGGCCCGCTGGCCGCGCAGCCGGCGCCCGCGACCGGTCCCGGCGAGCCCACCGCACGCCTGAATCCGAAGTACCTCTTCGACACCTTCGTCATCGGTGCCTCGAACCGGTTCGCGCACGCGGCCGCGGTCGCCGTCGCCGAGGCGCCCGCCAAGGCGTACAACCCCCTCTTCATCTACGGGGAGTCCGGTCTCGGCAAGACGCACCTGCTGCACGCCATCGGGCACTACGCGCGCAGCCTCTACCCGGGCACCCGGGTGCGGTACGTGAGCTCCGAGGAGTTCACCAACGAGTTCATCAACTCCATCCGCGACGGCAAGGGCGACAGCTTCCGCAAGCGGTACCGCGAGATGGACATCCTGCTCGTCGACGACATCCAGTTCCTGGCGGACAAGGAGTCGACGCAGGAGGAGTTCTTCCACACCTTCAACACGCTCCACAACGCGAACAAGCAGATCGTGCTCTCCTCCGACCGGCCGCCCAGGCAGCTGGTCACGCTGGAGGACCGGCTGCGCAACCGGTTCGAGTGGGGTCTGACCACGGACGTCCAGCCGCCCGAGCTGGAGACCCGGATCGCGATCCTCCGCAAGAAGGCGGTGCAGGAGCAGCTCAACGCCCCGCCGGAGGTGCTGGAGTTCATCGCGTCCCGCATCTCGCGCAACATCCGCGAGCTGGAGGGCGCGCTGATCCGGGTGACGGCGTTCGCGTCGCTCAACCGGCAACCGGTGGACCTCGGTCTGACGGAGATCGTCCTCAAGGACCTGATCCCGGGCGGCGAGGACTCGTCCCCGGAGATCACCGCGCCGGCCATCATGGCGGCGACGGCCGACTACTTCGGGCTGACGGTGGACGACCTGTGCGGCTCCTCGCGCAGCCGGGTCCTGGTGACGGCCCGCCAGATCGCGATGTACCTCTGCCGCGAGCTCACGGACCTCTCCCTGCCGAAGATCGGCGCGCAGTTCGGCGGCCGCGACCACACGACCGTCATGCACGCCGACCGCAAGATCCGCGCGCTGATGGCCGAGCGCCGCTCGATCTACAACCAGGTCACCGAGCTCACGAACCGCATCAAGAACGGCTGA
- the gyrB gene encoding DNA topoisomerase (ATP-hydrolyzing) subunit B yields the protein MADSGNPNENTPSTDAGARIEGHTSNGEVTASYDASAITVLEGLDAVRKRPGMYIGSTGERGLHHLVYEVVDNSVDEALAGHADTIDVTILPDGGVRVVDNGRGIPVGIVASEGKPAVEVVLTVLHAGGKFGGGGYAVSGGLHGVGVSVVNALSTKVAVEIRTDGHRWTQDYKLGAPTAPLAQHEATQETGTSVTFWADGDIFETTDYSFETLSRRFQEMAFLNKGLTIKLTDERDSAKATVGADEAGADEPVEVKTVTYHYEGGIVDFVTYLNSRKGEVVHPTVIDIEAEDKERMLSLEVAMQWNGGYSEGVYSFANTIHTHEGGTHEEGFRAALTGLINRYARDKKLLREKDDNLTGDDIREGLTAIISIKLGEPQFEGQTKTKLGNTEAKTFVQKVVHEHISDWLDRNPNEAADIIRKSIQAATARVAARKARDLTRRKGLLETASLPGKLSDCQSNDPTKCEIFIVEGDSAGGSAKSGRNPQYQAILPIRGKILNVEKARIDKILQNQEIQALISAFGTGVHEDFDIAKLRYHKIILMADADVDGQHINTLLLTFLFRFMRPLVEAGHVFLSRPPLYKIKWGRDDFEYAYSDRERDALIELGRQAGKRVREDSIQRFKGLGEMNAEELRITTMDQEHRVLGQVTLDDAAQADDLFSVLMGEDVEARRAFIQRNAKDVRFLDI from the coding sequence GTGGCCGATTCCGGCAACCCCAACGAGAACACCCCGTCCACCGACGCGGGCGCGAGGATCGAGGGTCACACCTCGAACGGCGAGGTCACAGCCTCGTACGACGCCAGCGCCATCACCGTCCTCGAGGGTCTGGACGCGGTCCGCAAGCGACCCGGCATGTACATCGGCTCGACCGGTGAGCGCGGACTGCACCACCTCGTGTACGAAGTGGTCGACAACTCCGTCGACGAGGCGCTGGCCGGGCACGCGGACACGATCGACGTGACGATCCTCCCCGACGGCGGCGTCCGCGTCGTCGACAACGGCCGTGGCATCCCGGTGGGCATCGTCGCCTCCGAGGGCAAGCCCGCCGTGGAGGTCGTGCTGACCGTGCTGCACGCGGGCGGCAAGTTCGGCGGCGGCGGCTACGCGGTCTCCGGCGGTCTGCACGGCGTGGGTGTCTCCGTCGTGAACGCGCTGTCCACCAAGGTGGCCGTCGAGATCAGGACCGACGGACACCGCTGGACGCAGGACTACAAGCTGGGCGCGCCGACGGCCCCGCTGGCCCAGCACGAGGCCACGCAGGAGACCGGCACGTCGGTCACGTTCTGGGCCGACGGCGACATCTTCGAGACCACGGACTACTCCTTCGAGACGCTTTCGCGGCGCTTCCAGGAGATGGCGTTCCTCAACAAGGGTTTGACGATCAAACTCACTGATGAGCGCGACTCGGCGAAGGCCACGGTGGGCGCCGACGAGGCCGGCGCGGACGAGCCGGTGGAGGTCAAGACCGTCACGTACCACTACGAGGGCGGCATCGTCGACTTCGTGACGTACCTCAACTCCCGCAAGGGCGAGGTCGTCCACCCCACGGTGATCGACATCGAGGCCGAGGACAAGGAGCGCATGCTCTCCCTCGAGGTCGCGATGCAGTGGAACGGCGGCTACAGCGAGGGTGTGTACTCCTTCGCCAACACCATCCACACCCATGAGGGCGGTACGCACGAGGAGGGCTTCCGTGCGGCGCTCACCGGTCTCATCAACCGGTACGCGCGCGACAAGAAGCTGCTGCGCGAGAAGGACGACAACCTCACGGGCGACGACATCCGCGAGGGTCTGACGGCGATCATCTCGATCAAGCTCGGCGAGCCCCAGTTCGAGGGGCAGACGAAGACCAAGCTGGGCAACACCGAGGCGAAGACGTTCGTCCAGAAGGTCGTCCACGAGCACATCAGCGACTGGCTGGACCGCAACCCGAACGAGGCCGCGGACATCATCCGCAAGTCGATCCAGGCGGCCACCGCGCGCGTGGCGGCCCGCAAGGCCCGCGACCTCACCCGCCGCAAGGGCCTCCTGGAGACGGCGTCGCTGCCGGGCAAGCTCTCCGACTGCCAGTCGAACGACCCCACCAAGTGCGAGATCTTCATCGTCGAGGGCGACTCCGCCGGCGGTTCGGCCAAGTCCGGCCGCAACCCGCAGTACCAGGCGATCCTCCCGATCCGGGGCAAGATCCTCAACGTCGAGAAGGCGCGGATCGACAAGATCCTGCAGAACCAGGAGATCCAGGCGCTGATCTCGGCCTTCGGCACCGGGGTCCACGAGGACTTCGACATCGCGAAGCTGCGCTATCACAAGATCATCCTGATGGCGGACGCCGACGTCGACGGCCAGCACATCAACACGCTGCTGCTGACCTTCCTGTTCCGCTTCATGCGGCCGCTGGTCGAGGCCGGGCACGTGTTCCTGTCCCGTCCGCCGCTCTACAAGATCAAGTGGGGCCGCGACGACTTCGAGTACGCGTACTCGGACCGTGAGCGCGACGCCCTGATCGAGCTCGGCCGGCAGGCGGGCAAGCGCGTCAGGGAGGACTCGATCCAGCGCTTCAAGGGTCTCGGTGAGATGAACGCCGAGGAGCTGCGCATCACGACCATGGACCAGGAGCACCGCGTCCTCGGCCAGGTCACGCTCGACGACGCCGCCCAGGCCGACGACCTCTTCTCCGTCCTGATGGGCGAGGACGTCGAGGCGCGCCGCGCGTTCATCCAGCGCAACGCCAAGGACGTCCGCTTCCTCGACATCTGA
- the dnaN gene encoding DNA polymerase III subunit beta, producing MKIRVERDVLAEAVAWAARSLPARPPAPVLAGLLLKAEEGALSLSSFDYEVSARVSVDAEIDEEGTVLVSGRLLADICRALPNRPVEISTDGVRATVVCGSSRFTLHTLPVEEYPALPQMPSATGTVPGEVFASAAAQVAIAAGRDDTLPVLTGVRIEIEGDTVTLASTDRYRFAVREFLWKPEDPEASAVALVPAKTLLDTAKALTSGDSVILALSGSGAGEGLIGFEGAGRRTTTRLLEGDLPKYRSLFPTEFNSIAVIETAPFVEAVKRVALVAERNTPVRLSFEQGVLILEAGSSDDAQAVERVDAQLEGDDVSIAFNPTFLLDGLSAIDSPVAQLSFTTSTKPALLSGRPALDAEADEAYKYLIMPVRLSG from the coding sequence GTGAAGATCCGGGTGGAACGCGACGTACTCGCGGAGGCAGTGGCCTGGGCGGCACGCAGCCTCCCGGCCCGTCCACCGGCGCCTGTGCTCGCCGGCCTCCTTCTGAAGGCCGAGGAGGGGGCACTGAGCCTCTCCAGCTTCGACTACGAGGTGTCGGCGCGCGTCTCCGTGGACGCCGAGATCGACGAGGAGGGCACGGTGCTCGTCTCCGGCCGCCTGCTCGCCGACATCTGCCGCGCCCTCCCCAACCGGCCGGTGGAGATTTCCACAGACGGTGTACGGGCGACCGTGGTCTGCGGATCCTCCCGCTTCACCCTCCACACCCTGCCTGTGGAGGAGTACCCGGCGCTGCCGCAGATGCCGTCCGCGACCGGCACCGTCCCCGGTGAGGTCTTCGCGTCCGCCGCGGCCCAGGTGGCCATCGCCGCGGGCCGCGACGACACGCTGCCCGTCCTCACCGGTGTACGCATCGAGATCGAGGGCGACACGGTCACGCTGGCGTCCACCGACCGCTACCGCTTCGCGGTCCGCGAGTTCCTGTGGAAGCCGGAGGACCCCGAGGCGTCCGCGGTCGCCCTGGTGCCCGCCAAGACGCTCCTGGACACCGCCAAGGCGCTCACGAGCGGTGACAGCGTGATCCTGGCGCTGTCCGGCTCCGGTGCGGGAGAGGGCCTGATCGGCTTCGAGGGAGCGGGCCGGCGCACGACCACGCGGCTGCTGGAGGGCGACCTCCCGAAGTACCGCTCGCTGTTCCCGACGGAGTTCAACTCGATCGCCGTCATCGAGACCGCCCCCTTCGTGGAGGCCGTCAAGCGTGTGGCCCTGGTCGCCGAGCGGAACACCCCGGTGCGGCTGAGCTTCGAGCAGGGCGTGCTGATCCTGGAGGCCGGTTCCAGCGACGACGCACAGGCTGTGGAAAGGGTCGACGCCCAGCTGGAGGGCGACGACGTCTCGATCGCCTTCAACCCGACGTTCCTGCTCGACGGGCTGAGCGCCATCGACTCCCCGGTCGCGCAGCTTTCCTTCACGACGTCCACCAAGCCGGCGCTCCTCAGCGGCAGGCCCGCCCTGGACGCCGAGGCGGACGAGGCCTACAAGTACCTGATCATGCCGGTGCGGCTCAGCGGCTGA
- the recF gene encoding DNA replication/repair protein RecF: MHVTHLSLADFRSYARVEVPLDRGVTAFVGPNGQGKTNLVEAVGYLASLGSHRVSSDAPLVRMGAERAIIRANVRQGERQQLVELELNPGKANRARINRSSQVRPRDVLGIVRTVLFAPEDLALVKGDPGERRRFLDELITARSPRMAGVRSDYDRVLRQRNTLLKSAALARRHGGRTTDLSTLDVWDQHLARVGAELLAQRIDLIASIQPLADKAYEQLAPGGGPVALDYRPSSPEITGHAREELYEQLMAALAEARKQEIERGVTLVGPHRDELLLRLGQLPAKGYASHGESWSYALALRLASYDLLRAEGNEPVLVLDDVFAELDTRRRERLAELVAPGEQVLVTAAVDDDVPGVLTGTRYAVSEGAVERV, from the coding sequence ATGCACGTCACGCATCTGTCGCTGGCCGACTTCCGCTCCTACGCCCGGGTCGAGGTCCCGCTCGACCGGGGCGTCACCGCGTTCGTGGGGCCCAACGGGCAGGGCAAGACCAACCTCGTCGAGGCGGTCGGCTATCTCGCCAGCCTGGGCAGCCACCGGGTCTCCTCCGACGCGCCCCTCGTACGGATGGGCGCGGAACGGGCGATCATCCGCGCCAATGTCCGGCAGGGCGAGCGGCAGCAGCTCGTGGAGCTCGAACTGAACCCCGGCAAGGCGAACCGCGCCCGCATCAACAGATCCTCGCAGGTCAGACCACGTGACGTCCTGGGCATCGTACGGACCGTGCTGTTCGCGCCCGAGGACCTGGCGCTGGTCAAGGGCGACCCCGGCGAGCGCCGGCGCTTCCTCGACGAGCTGATCACCGCGCGCTCCCCGCGCATGGCGGGCGTGCGCTCGGACTACGACCGGGTCCTGAGACAGCGCAACACGCTCCTGAAGTCGGCCGCGCTCGCCCGCCGCCACGGCGGCCGCACGACGGACCTGTCCACCCTCGACGTGTGGGACCAGCACCTCGCGCGTGTCGGCGCCGAACTGCTGGCCCAGCGCATCGACCTCATCGCCTCGATCCAGCCGCTGGCCGACAAGGCGTACGAGCAGCTGGCGCCCGGTGGCGGCCCGGTGGCGCTGGACTACCGGCCCTCCTCCCCCGAGATCACCGGCCACGCGCGCGAGGAGCTGTACGAGCAGCTCATGGCGGCCCTGGCGGAGGCCCGCAAGCAGGAGATCGAGCGGGGCGTCACGCTGGTGGGCCCCCACCGGGACGAGCTCCTGCTCAGACTCGGCCAGCTGCCCGCGAAGGGGTACGCGTCGCACGGCGAGTCCTGGTCGTACGCGCTGGCGCTGCGCCTGGCCTCGTACGACCTGCTGCGGGCCGAGGGCAACGAGCCGGTGCTGGTCCTCGACGACGTGTTCGCCGAGCTGGACACCCGCCGCCGCGAACGGCTCGCGGAGCTGGTCGCGCCCGGCGAGCAGGTGCTGGTGACGGCCGCGGTCGACGACGACGTGCCGGGCGTGCTGACAGGGACGCGCTACGCCGTGTCCGAGGGCGCGGTGGAGCGGGTATGA
- the rpmH gene encoding 50S ribosomal protein L34: MSKRTFQPNNRRRAKTHGFRLRMRTRAGRAILANRRGKGRASLSA; encoded by the coding sequence GTGAGCAAGCGCACCTTCCAGCCGAACAACCGTCGTCGCGCCAAGACCCACGGCTTCCGCCTGCGGATGCGTACCCGTGCCGGCCGCGCGATTCTCGCGAACCGTCGTGGCAAGGGTCGCGCCAGCCTGTCCGCCTGA
- a CDS encoding DUF721 domain-containing protein, which yields MSENTPEPKKPAEPSGVDLARVALRAAKEQARARGDAAREKKQVRRGGLRSGAHADGRDPLALGSAINRLITERGWETPAAVGGVMGRWPQIVGEDLAKHCVPEKYDEDERVLVVRCDSTAWATNLRLLAPQLVARLNQDLGHGSVRLIKVLGPGGPAHRYGPLRAPGSTGPGDTYG from the coding sequence ATGAGCGAGAACACACCCGAGCCGAAGAAACCCGCCGAGCCGTCCGGGGTCGACCTCGCGCGCGTGGCGCTGCGGGCGGCGAAGGAACAGGCGCGCGCGCGGGGGGACGCGGCGCGGGAGAAGAAGCAGGTGCGCCGCGGCGGACTGCGCTCCGGCGCACATGCCGACGGGCGCGACCCCCTGGCGCTCGGGTCCGCCATCAACCGGCTCATCACCGAGCGCGGCTGGGAGACCCCGGCGGCCGTCGGCGGGGTCATGGGCCGCTGGCCGCAGATCGTCGGGGAGGACCTGGCGAAGCACTGCGTACCGGAGAAGTACGACGAGGACGAGCGGGTACTGGTCGTGCGGTGCGACTCGACGGCCTGGGCCACCAACCTGCGGCTGCTCGCCCCCCAGCTGGTCGCACGGCTGAACCAGGACCTCGGGCACGGGTCGGTGCGGCTGATCAAGGTGCTGGGTCCCGGTGGTCCCGCCCACCGCTACGGCCCCCTGCGCGCCCCCGGCAGCACGGGTCCCGGCGACACCTACGGGTGA